The DNA region AGTCGTTTTCTAAACGGCCATCGTCGCCCGGTAATAGTCTTAAGCTATTAACAACCGGCAAGACCTCTGCCGCAGGCAAAATCCGCACTTGATAGCGATTATTTTTTTTTAGGCGGCGCGATCTAGTAACTACAACTTCTGTGCTAACTTTAAATTGTTGTTTCAGAAGTTTTAAGACTTGGCGTGCTAAAGCTGCATTTTCAGTAATAAAATTAATTCCAAAATTGCCACGTCGAATAACTAAATCCCCATTCATTCTTAATACTGCCGATAATTGCGCTAGCATACAACAGTTTTTCTCTATTTCAATCCTAGTTAACTCTGCTTTTACTTCTGCTGAAAAACTCATGTCTGCTCCTTATTTTTACTGCCTAAATTCTTAATAATATTTTTTATAAAATAATACTCAAAAATATTAAAAATTGAATTTGATAAATGCAAATTATAAATTAATCTAATTAGAGTCCTCGCTAACCGATTAGAATTATGCCTTATCAGATTATCTTGACTAATTAAATTAGCAGGTACTACCTTAATTCCCAATTCGATAATTTTATCACTATCGTTTAAAACTGGGTAAGCACCTTGCGTAGCATATTTTTCTAAAAGTTCAGGATTAATATCTAATTGATTATTTAAAATAACATAATCTAAAAATTTAACACCATCTATATATTCTAAAAGTTTTTGAACATGTGCAAAAGCACTAAACCCATCCGTCTCTCCTGGTTGGGTCATTACATTACAAATATATATTTTTACAGCGGCTGATTTAAGTAACGCCTGCTTTATTTCTGGAATCAATAAGTTGGAAATAACACTAGTATACAAGCTACCCGGGCCTAAAATTATAACATCTGCTTCTTCGATAGCTTTTAGAGCGGAACTTGTTGCTTGCGGTGTTTCCGGCAAAATTTCCAAGCGTGCAATTTTCCCAGCTGCTTGCGAAATACTACTTTCGCCTCTTACACGTTTACCATCATGCATTTCTGCTACTAGTTCTACTGGTTGAACACTTGAAGGAATAACGCGCCCCCTAACTTTTAAAATTTCACTAGTTGCACTAAGCGCGCCTTCCATGTCTCCAACAATATCATGCATAGCGGTAATAAATAAATTGCCAAAATTATGCCCCGCTAATTGATTCTCACCTTTAAAACGATATTGCATAAGCTTTTCCATCAAAGGTTCTGTATCCGCTAAAGCAATCAAGCAATTGCGACAGTCTCCCGGCGGTATAATCCCAAATTCTTGTCTTAATCGCCCCGAAGATCCCCCATCATCGGCACTAGTTACCACAGCCGTACAATTATTGGTAATCTGTTTAATACCTCTAAGCAAAACTGAAAGACCTGTTCCACCGCCAATCACCGTAATAACAGGACCGCGAGCCAAACGTTTCTTGGAAAAAATTTTTTCTAACAAATGGTTATTATTTTCGGGTGCAATAGCCTCTAAAATAGAGTGGATACTTTTTCTAGTCGCTAAAACCATTAGGAAAATTCCTATAATTAGCAAAAGAATTCCTACGGATAGCGAGATAACATTATAATTAGTAGCTGAAGAGAAGTACGTCAATTCCGATAAAATTTTCTCTACAACGTGAATAAACTTATACTTAAACAACAACGCAATTCCTAAAGCTGCTATGATAACTCCAGTAGTAAATAAGAATAGCCACCTTTTTATATCCATACCTGGATATAACCACTTTATCCAACGCACAACTAGCCTCCTAATCTACTTAATTACACTCTTATTTCTTTTTATCAATATCGCGATGGATAGCCATAGTCACACATTCATGTTTTTTACAACTCTCTTCCAAATAATTTGCTAAATAAACAGAACGATGCATTCCCCCTGTACAACCAATAGCAATAATTAATTGACTTTTCCCCTCTTTTTTATATTGTGGGATCAAAAAATCAATAAAATCAACCAATCTATTTTGGAAATTTTTAGTAATTTCAAAACTACTTATGTAATCTACAACTTCCTGTTCATTTCCTGTTTTTTTCTTAAGTTCCGGCTCATAATAAGGATTAGGTAAAAATCTAACATCAAAAACTAAATCAGCCTCAATCGGCAATCCATATTTAAAGCCAAAAGAAATTATATTAATACTCATGCCGCTGGTATCTCCATAACGAGTATACAGCTCCACAATTTTTTTACGCAGTGTAGCTGGCAACATATTTGAAGTATCAATTATAATAGTCGCTTGACTCCGAACACATTCTAAACTATTCCGTTCTAAAGCAATTCCTTCACTTAACAAGCCTGATTTAGCCATTGGATGTCTTCTTCTTGTCTCTTTATAGCGTCGAATTAAAGCATCATTGCTCGCCTCTAAAAAAAGTAATTCATAGTTTTTTCCTTTTAATTTTAGTTCACTCAAAATGCTATTAAAATTTCGGAAAAATTCCCCCCCACGACTATCAACCACCACAGCAATATTTTGAATACTGTTCGTAGTCAAAGCGCATAAATCAGCAAATTTAGGAATTAGTGCGGGCGGTAAGTTATCGACACAAAAAAAGCCAATATCCTCTAACGCATGCATCACTTGTGATTTACCAGCCCCCGACATACCGGTAATAATCAAAAACCTACTACTACTGTTCATAACTCCACAACCTTTTTACATTTTAAATAATTAAGCCAATCCGTAACTCAATGCTCTGGTTTGATAAAAGCCAATTTAAAGAAAACCTTCCCTAAATCAGCTTTTAGTTTTACTTATGTAATAAATTTTCATTGCGTTTTAGAGGTTCTGTCAAATCTAAGTGTCCAGTCAAAGTTTCAATTGGTTTTCCTTCTACTAAAATTTTAACTGCCTTAATTTCTTGATTTTCCGTCAAAGTATTTACAATTGACCCAATAAACAATTGCTCAAATAATGACCCACCCTTAATTTTTTTCAATTCTTCATTGAAATTCACTACCGCTATACCATTTTCTTGAACCACAAAACTTAGTAATTTAATAGTCGAATTTGCTATAGGATTAAAATAGTTCTTATCACTAGGCAATTCTAACAAAGCCAATAAGGCTGTCTTTGCGGCTGTTTCTTCTTTTTTGCGAGTTACTTGCACTCTAGTTAAATGGTCCCCATCTACATGCATTCTTTGGATAGTAACCTTCACCTCTTGAACAATCTGCTCTTTTTTACCAATTTCTGGCTTCGGTTGTTTATCCGTAGTTTTACTGCAACCCATGCTAAAAAAAAGTACTACTATTATTAGAAAAACACCAAATTTTCTCACCTATTGACCACCTCCACTAGCAATGGTTTTAAAGTAATCTTCAATTCCAATACTTATACCTGTTGCCAGTTTATTTTGGAACCAATTACTAGTTAAAAGTTTTTCTTCTCGTTCATTACTAATAAAGGCTAACTCCAACAACACTGCAGGCATCTTGCTCCGCTTCGTAACATAAAACCCAGCCTGCCGTGTACCTAAATTATCTAAATTACTATATTCTACTAAACGATCTTGAATAGATTTTGCCAAAACCGTATCTAATTCACTCTTCGGCGAATAATAAGTAGAGGTTCCACCTACACTCCGATTTATTGAAGCGTTAATATGAACACTTACGAAAATATCCGCATTACTGTTTTCACCAACTTGAACTCGCGCTTGTAATTCTTGAGCGTCAGTTGCGTTTTTGCCAAACACATCCACATCTGATACCCTAGTCAAGCGGACATTAGCACCTTTTTGTTGTAATAACAGCGCTAATTTTTTACTGATTGCCAGTGTTATATCTTTTTCCATAATTTTATTAGGACCTATTGCCCCAGGATCACTACCACCATGTCCAGGGTCAATAACAATCGTTTTCCCATTTAAACCAAAGTTTTTCAATAAACTAATTTTCTTAGTTGTTGGCAAAACATTGCTCGTATTAGGTCGTTTATCAAATACGTCAATAACAACACGATCCGGTCTGCCTGTTATAGGATCTTTGCGCAAAACAAACACATTAACATCTTCTTGAGTTTTTCTTTTATCTAATTGCATAGTTAACAATGTGCCATCTATTCCCACTTGATTAGAAATCAATTTACTTACATTATTGTTCTTAACAGGAATTAAGCCGCTATGCTTTCCTGGCGTAGCATTTTTGATACTTATTTTCAGTTCATTCCCCTTAAAAATATTACTAACTGTGGCTGGCCCACTTAAATCAACTACTATTCTCGTCGCGCGGCTGTTCACTTTATCATCAACATGTACCGACCAGCGAATATTGGTTATTTCTCCTGCAAACACAGTGCTTGTTAAACTTATCAGCAAGATTGTTAAAATCATTGCAATTTTCTTCCACAAAATAATTATCCCCCCCTAGGCTCGGCTTTTTAACTACTAGCAATACCCTGTCTGCTTTAGTTATTTCCAGTTGTTAGTTCTTGCAACAACTGTGCTACTTCTTGTTCGCGCTTTTGTCTTTCTAAACTATCATTTTCAATATTTATCGCTAATACATCGCCCTCTTTAAGCTCCGCTGGCAATAGTTCAAGGGGAAAGTTCAAGGCAAGTTCTGGTTGATCGGACAATAAAACAACTTTTTGTTCTTGAATTTGATCCACAGTTAAAAAATATTTCATAAGCTTACCTCTCTGTCTTAATATTGTATCCTGTCCCAGCTGAAGTAATGCAAATATCACCTTTATCGGCAGTTAAATACATACTTTGTTTTCTCGCTTTATATCTTGATACAACTTCTGGGTGCGGATGTTTATATTCATTTTCTTTAGCGGCGCTGACTACTGCATCCTTCGCGTTTACTACTTCCAAAAACTCTTTACTAGAAGAGGTGCGACTACCATGATGTGGCACTTTTAAAATATCACTTTTTAACTTCTCTGCCTGTTTCTCCAGCAAAAATTTTTCTACTTCTTTTTCAATATCACCGGTAAACAACATTTTTAAATTGGGAGTTACCAACCTAAAAACAATACTATTATTATTCATATTTTCGCGTAACTCAGGCGCTGAATTTATTAAAGGTGTCAAAAACTCTAACTTTAAACTGTCATCAATTACTAGAGTTTGTCCTTCCTTGGGAACACTAAATTTTATTTTTTTATTCTTAGCTTGTTTTAAATAATTAGCATATAATTTACTACTACTTTTAGCACCACTATCATATATTTCTTTAACTGTAAAGTTTTCTAAAACAGCCTGTATCCCACCAATATGATCTTCATGCGGATGTGTAGCAATCAATAA from Succinispira mobilis DSM 6222 includes:
- a CDS encoding gluconeogenesis factor YvcK family protein, whose product is MRWIKWLYPGMDIKRWLFLFTTGVIIAALGIALLFKYKFIHVVEKILSELTYFSSATNYNVISLSVGILLLIIGIFLMVLATRKSIHSILEAIAPENNNHLLEKIFSKKRLARGPVITVIGGGTGLSVLLRGIKQITNNCTAVVTSADDGGSSGRLRQEFGIIPPGDCRNCLIALADTEPLMEKLMQYRFKGENQLAGHNFGNLFITAMHDIVGDMEGALSATSEILKVRGRVIPSSVQPVELVAEMHDGKRVRGESSISQAAGKIARLEILPETPQATSSALKAIEEADVIILGPGSLYTSVISNLLIPEIKQALLKSAAVKIYICNVMTQPGETDGFSAFAHVQKLLEYIDGVKFLDYVILNNQLDINPELLEKYATQGAYPVLNDSDKIIELGIKVVPANLISQDNLIRHNSNRLARTLIRLIYNLHLSNSIFNIFEYYFIKNIIKNLGSKNKEQT
- the rapZ gene encoding RNase adapter RapZ; this encodes MNSSSRFLIITGMSGAGKSQVMHALEDIGFFCVDNLPPALIPKFADLCALTTNSIQNIAVVVDSRGGEFFRNFNSILSELKLKGKNYELLFLEASNDALIRRYKETRRRHPMAKSGLLSEGIALERNSLECVRSQATIIIDTSNMLPATLRKKIVELYTRYGDTSGMSINIISFGFKYGLPIEADLVFDVRFLPNPYYEPELKKKTGNEQEVVDYISSFEITKNFQNRLVDFIDFLIPQYKKEGKSQLIIAIGCTGGMHRSVYLANYLEESCKKHECVTMAIHRDIDKKK
- a CDS encoding GerMN domain-containing protein; its protein translation is MRKFGVFLIIVVLFFSMGCSKTTDKQPKPEIGKKEQIVQEVKVTIQRMHVDGDHLTRVQVTRKKEETAAKTALLALLELPSDKNYFNPIANSTIKLLSFVVQENGIAVVNFNEELKKIKGGSLFEQLFIGSIVNTLTENQEIKAVKILVEGKPIETLTGHLDLTEPLKRNENLLHK
- a CDS encoding N-acetylmuramoyl-L-alanine amidase family protein → MWKKIAMILTILLISLTSTVFAGEITNIRWSVHVDDKVNSRATRIVVDLSGPATVSNIFKGNELKISIKNATPGKHSGLIPVKNNNVSKLISNQVGIDGTLLTMQLDKRKTQEDVNVFVLRKDPITGRPDRVVIDVFDKRPNTSNVLPTTKKISLLKNFGLNGKTIVIDPGHGGSDPGAIGPNKIMEKDITLAISKKLALLLQQKGANVRLTRVSDVDVFGKNATDAQELQARVQVGENSNADIFVSVHINASINRSVGGTSTYYSPKSELDTVLAKSIQDRLVEYSNLDNLGTRQAGFYVTKRSKMPAVLLELAFISNEREEKLLTSNWFQNKLATGISIGIEDYFKTIASGGGQ
- a CDS encoding DUF3006 domain-containing protein yields the protein MKYFLTVDQIQEQKVVLLSDQPELALNFPLELLPAELKEGDVLAINIENDSLERQKREQEVAQLLQELTTGNN
- a CDS encoding ComEC/Rec2 family competence protein; the encoded protein is MNKKLLLLILTVLLSFSLWGCFSPKPKLTASVPQVQVIMLDIGQGDSILIKTQEKNILVDTGKIEQRAKLVEKLKKYQVNTIDLLIATHPHEDHIGGIQAVLENFTVKEIYDSGAKSSSKLYANYLKQAKNKKIKFSVPKEGQTLVIDDSLKLEFLTPLINSAPELRENMNNNSIVFRLVTPNLKMLFTGDIEKEVEKFLLEKQAEKLKSDILKVPHHGSRTSSSKEFLEVVNAKDAVVSAAKENEYKHPHPEVVSRYKARKQSMYLTADKGDICITSAGTGYNIKTER